One Streptomyces hundungensis DNA segment encodes these proteins:
- a CDS encoding AAA family ATPase, with protein sequence MTDAVLADAAERRPADLSGRNDERELLDGLLRGAREGRGGAVALLGEAGSGKTALLDRCAAAAGGARLLRCAGVQSEAALPYAGLQVLLRGTLDRPGRLTERQLTALRGVITLDAPPAGDRFLVGAATLGLLDELAEERPVVVLVDDAHWLDLETVDALLFAARRLGMGRVAMVFAAHEESAVFDGVPGVPNLRLGPLSDAEGAALLAGRAPHLHAAVRDRILGLAQGNPLALVELLGALTTAQREGSEPLDAREIAVLPASWRVRRIFDERIRALPGPTRSLLTVAAADDTGDVALVVAAGERVGAAAGDFGPAEAADLVRVSGQRLTFRHPLVRAAAYQGRC encoded by the coding sequence ATGACCGACGCGGTCCTGGCAGATGCCGCCGAGCGGAGACCCGCCGACCTCAGCGGTCGGAACGATGAACGCGAGCTTCTCGACGGGCTCTTGCGGGGAGCCCGGGAGGGCCGGGGTGGGGCCGTTGCGCTCCTCGGGGAGGCCGGATCCGGCAAGACGGCGCTCCTCGACCGGTGTGCCGCGGCGGCGGGTGGAGCTCGACTGTTGCGGTGCGCGGGCGTCCAGTCGGAGGCGGCGCTGCCGTACGCCGGTCTGCAAGTGCTCCTCCGTGGCACGCTTGATCGACCCGGCCGCCTGACGGAGCGTCAGTTGACGGCCCTGCGTGGGGTGATCACCCTGGATGCCCCGCCCGCCGGGGACCGCTTCCTCGTGGGAGCCGCGACGCTCGGCCTGCTCGACGAGTTGGCCGAGGAACGTCCGGTCGTGGTTCTGGTGGACGACGCGCACTGGCTGGACCTGGAGACCGTGGACGCGTTGCTGTTCGCGGCCCGCCGGCTCGGGATGGGGCGGGTGGCCATGGTGTTCGCCGCACACGAGGAGTCCGCGGTCTTCGACGGTGTGCCGGGCGTGCCGAATCTGCGCCTCGGTCCGCTGTCCGACGCAGAAGGAGCGGCCCTGCTCGCCGGCCGGGCGCCCCACCTGCACGCTGCCGTGCGTGACCGCATCCTCGGGCTCGCGCAGGGCAATCCCCTCGCCCTGGTCGAACTCCTCGGGGCTCTGACGACGGCCCAGCGGGAGGGGAGCGAGCCGTTGGACGCACGGGAGATCGCCGTGCTGCCGGCCTCGTGGCGGGTGCGGCGCATCTTCGACGAGCGGATCCGCGCGCTGCCCGGGCCGACCCGTTCGCTGCTGACGGTCGCCGCCGCGGACGACACGGGGGACGTGGCGCTGGTGGTGGCGGCGGGGGAGCGGGTGGGCGCGGCGGCCGGGGACTTCGGGCCCGCGGAGGCGGCGGACCTGGTGCGGGTCTCCGGGCAACGGCTGACGTTCCGGCATCCGCTGGTGCGGGCCGCGGCGTACCAGGGGCGGTGCTGA
- a CDS encoding LysR family transcriptional regulator: MELRDIEIFLVLSEELHFGRTAERLRVSQARVSQAIRKQERRIGAALFERTSRTVRLTEVGRQLRDDLQPVYAGLHASVERARLAARGVTGRLRIGMMPFNVADLHFYWKAFRSRYPQWELEIRQLVYIDPFGRLRDGDFDVLVVWLPVEEPDFTIGPVLMKDPRILAVTADHALAQRTSVRLETLADFQHAMPPGIPDYWEDGYLPFNTPRGRMIERGRPTTNAEDLINQVGMGDTIHGFPSHVTRHWGMANIRWIPVPDLAALSYVLIWRTECENEAIRALADTVRELGAFQF, from the coding sequence ATGGAGCTGCGTGACATCGAGATCTTTCTGGTGCTGTCCGAGGAATTGCACTTCGGCCGGACCGCCGAGCGGTTGCGGGTCTCCCAGGCCCGGGTCAGCCAGGCCATCCGGAAGCAGGAACGACGCATCGGCGCCGCGCTGTTCGAGCGCACCAGTCGCACCGTGCGCCTGACCGAAGTGGGACGCCAACTGCGCGACGACCTTCAGCCGGTCTACGCGGGCCTGCACGCGTCCGTGGAACGCGCCCGGCTCGCCGCCCGCGGTGTCACGGGCCGCCTCCGCATCGGCATGATGCCGTTCAACGTCGCCGACCTGCACTTCTATTGGAAAGCCTTCCGATCGCGGTATCCCCAGTGGGAGCTGGAGATCCGTCAGTTGGTGTACATCGACCCCTTCGGCCGGCTCCGCGACGGCGACTTCGACGTCCTGGTCGTCTGGCTGCCCGTCGAGGAGCCGGACTTCACCATCGGCCCGGTTCTGATGAAGGACCCCCGGATCCTCGCCGTGACCGCCGACCACGCACTCGCGCAGCGCACCTCGGTCCGCCTTGAGACGCTGGCCGACTTTCAGCACGCCATGCCGCCCGGCATCCCTGACTACTGGGAGGACGGCTATCTGCCCTTCAACACGCCGCGGGGCCGGATGATCGAGCGCGGCCGGCCCACGACCAACGCCGAGGACCTGATCAACCAGGTGGGCATGGGCGACACCATCCACGGCTTCCCCAGCCACGTCACCCGGCACTGGGGCATGGCGAACATCCGTTGGATACCCGTCCCCGACCTGGCCGCCCTGTCCTACGTCCTGATATGGCGGACCGAGTGCGAGAACGAGGCGATCCGGGCGCTCGCCGACACGGTCCGCGAACTCGGCGCGTTCCAGTTCTGA
- a CDS encoding alpha/beta fold hydrolase: MSREFTVAAVDIRLRGVDSLGDGPPLLFLNGGFSTRRQWNRVIDRLGGGYRTVTFDGRTSGGPGTPAEYAVRDAIDDVDRVIEATVLRRPILVGWSHGATIAVCYAAEYPEVVGGLVLVDGACPVSVLDEAGKDGVREAFRRSGRLTRVTARLGGAPGLSPRQRAEAVIATDEVNGQLAADFASLRCPTAFVVGSGGHPEASRERTRMLRAAARAEADNAQVTVFATTTAGRPAHVLARDADLVAAAIHEVARRTTRLAVR, encoded by the coding sequence ATGTCACGAGAGTTCACGGTCGCGGCAGTGGACATCCGCCTGCGCGGTGTCGACTCCCTCGGCGACGGACCCCCGCTGCTCTTCCTCAACGGAGGGTTCTCCACGCGGCGGCAGTGGAACCGGGTCATCGACCGGCTGGGCGGCGGGTACCGGACCGTCACATTCGACGGCCGCACCAGCGGCGGCCCGGGCACTCCCGCGGAGTACGCGGTGCGCGACGCGATCGACGACGTGGACCGGGTGATCGAGGCGACGGTTCTGCGACGGCCGATCCTGGTCGGCTGGTCCCACGGCGCGACGATCGCCGTGTGTTATGCGGCGGAGTACCCGGAGGTCGTCGGCGGCCTGGTCCTCGTCGACGGCGCCTGCCCGGTGTCGGTGCTCGACGAGGCCGGTAAGGACGGCGTGCGGGAAGCGTTCCGGCGATCCGGTCGGCTCACCCGCGTCACGGCCCGGCTCGGCGGTGCACCGGGGCTGTCCCCCCGGCAGAGGGCGGAGGCCGTCATCGCGACGGACGAGGTGAACGGCCAACTCGCCGCCGATTTCGCGTCCTTGCGCTGTCCGACCGCCTTCGTCGTCGGGAGCGGTGGGCATCCCGAGGCGTCCCGCGAACGGACGCGCATGCTGCGGGCCGCCGCGCGGGCCGAGGCGGACAACGCCCAGGTGACCGTGTTCGCCACGACGACCGCCGGACGTCCTGCGCACGTCCTCGCCCGGGACGCCGACCTCGTGGCCGCCGCGATCCACGAGGTCGCCCGGCGGACGACACGTCTGGCCGTCCGATGA
- a CDS encoding hemerythrin domain-containing protein: protein MSERLDMTVTRVVHNALRRELGNVARAITVHRAGLRRALRAAPGWWMFQSALHVHQAAEDEALWPPLRRALAGRPFDLTRLEAIEAEHAALVFLVGAVDDGLTGVAAGPDLLAELADCLVTGLDKHLDHEEEAVLPLVQAVLSQEQWEFFGRAHARWIEPCAARLLPWLLDGADERTAASVLDQLLPKDAHPTYAHRWRPAYEALDLWGTGDTVVVT, encoded by the coding sequence GTGAGCGAGAGGCTCGACATGACCGTGACCCGCGTGGTGCACAACGCGCTGCGCAGGGAGTTGGGGAACGTCGCGCGGGCAATCACCGTCCACCGCGCAGGTTTACGGCGTGCCCTGCGCGCGGCCCCGGGCTGGTGGATGTTCCAGAGCGCCCTGCACGTACACCAAGCCGCCGAGGACGAGGCGTTGTGGCCCCCGCTGCGCCGAGCCCTGGCCGGTCGCCCCTTCGACCTGACACGGCTGGAGGCGATCGAGGCCGAGCACGCCGCTCTCGTCTTCCTCGTCGGAGCGGTCGACGACGGGCTGACCGGCGTCGCGGCCGGACCGGACCTGCTCGCGGAACTCGCCGACTGCCTGGTCACCGGCCTCGACAAGCACCTCGACCACGAGGAGGAGGCGGTTTTGCCGCTGGTTCAGGCCGTCTTGAGCCAGGAGCAGTGGGAATTCTTCGGCCGCGCCCACGCCCGGTGGATCGAACCCTGCGCGGCGCGGCTCCTGCCCTGGCTCCTGGACGGCGCCGACGAGCGGACCGCCGCCTCGGTCCTGGACCAGCTCCTGCCGAAGGACGCCCACCCCACGTATGCGCACCGGTGGCGACCCGCGTACGAGGCGCTCGACCTGTGGGGCACCGGAGACACCGTCGTCGTCACCTGA
- a CDS encoding MBL fold metallo-hydrolase, giving the protein MTNAPLGRSAAFKVLTTGYVGSTGPGVAATVSYVSDAGRHVIFDPGMVASRDDILAPLAELGLAPEDITDVVLSHHHPDNTMNVGLFGRARVHDHKVEYLDDQWTNRDAEGYELTPSLRLIRTPGHSPEDITLLAGTDEGVVAFAGDLWWHANGPADDPVAPDREVLRASRLRVMATADLIVPGHGSPFHPTDTTPV; this is encoded by the coding sequence ATGACAAACGCACCGCTCGGCCGCAGCGCCGCATTCAAGGTCCTGACCACCGGTTACGTGGGCTCCACCGGCCCCGGGGTCGCCGCGACCGTTTCCTATGTCTCCGACGCGGGACGCCATGTGATCTTCGACCCGGGCATGGTGGCGAGCCGCGACGACATCCTGGCGCCGCTCGCCGAACTAGGCCTCGCCCCCGAGGACATCACCGACGTCGTCCTCAGCCACCACCACCCCGACAACACCATGAACGTGGGTCTCTTCGGCCGTGCCCGGGTGCACGACCACAAGGTGGAGTACCTGGACGACCAGTGGACGAATAGGGATGCCGAGGGCTATGAACTCACCCCGTCCCTGCGTCTGATCCGCACCCCGGGCCACAGTCCTGAGGACATCACGCTGTTGGCGGGCACGGACGAGGGCGTGGTGGCCTTCGCGGGCGACCTGTGGTGGCACGCCAACGGCCCGGCGGACGACCCGGTGGCCCCGGACCGTGAAGTGCTGCGCGCCTCCCGGCTGCGGGTGATGGCCACGGCGGACCTGATCGTGCCGGGCCACGGCAGCCCGTTCCACCCGACCGACACCACGCCGGTATGA
- a CDS encoding GlxA family transcriptional regulator, with amino-acid sequence MPPFKTVAAYAPAGVGMLAVGIVSEVFGPHGAALPGFDFALCTDRPGEVAADCGVPLSVRHGVDRLAEADLVIALPGAGFRTPPAPPVLDALRTAHARGAVVAAHCVGTFALAAAGLLDQRRATTHWRFAELLAGRFPGVTVEADALYIDEGSIVTGAGAAAGFDLCLHLLRREYGAAQANAIARDMVLPAHRDGGQAQYLATPVPEDGDDVRLAEVLAWARENLHEPQSVAELAHRAMLSKRTFARRFTAATGTTPHAWLRHLRLSRAEELLETTDLAIEEIARQVGYGSAAVLRDQFVRRRGVPPRSYRQAFTTAPR; translated from the coding sequence ATGCCGCCCTTCAAAACCGTCGCCGCGTACGCCCCCGCCGGCGTCGGCATGCTCGCCGTCGGCATCGTCAGCGAGGTGTTCGGCCCCCATGGAGCGGCGCTGCCCGGCTTCGACTTCGCGCTCTGCACCGACCGGCCCGGAGAGGTGGCCGCGGACTGTGGAGTACCGCTCTCCGTCCGACACGGGGTGGACCGGCTCGCCGAAGCGGACCTCGTGATCGCCCTGCCCGGCGCCGGCTTCCGCACACCGCCCGCCCCACCCGTACTCGACGCGTTGCGGACGGCGCACGCGCGCGGAGCCGTGGTCGCGGCCCACTGCGTCGGTACGTTCGCGCTCGCCGCCGCAGGACTGCTCGACCAGCGCAGGGCAACCACGCACTGGCGGTTCGCCGAGCTCCTCGCCGGTCGGTTTCCCGGGGTCACCGTCGAAGCCGACGCCCTCTACATAGATGAGGGCAGCATCGTCACGGGCGCGGGTGCCGCCGCGGGCTTCGATCTGTGCCTGCACCTGCTGCGGCGGGAGTACGGCGCCGCGCAGGCCAATGCCATCGCCCGGGACATGGTGCTGCCCGCCCACCGCGACGGCGGCCAGGCCCAGTATCTCGCCACGCCCGTTCCCGAGGACGGTGATGACGTACGGCTGGCGGAGGTCCTCGCGTGGGCCCGGGAGAACCTCCACGAGCCGCAGTCCGTGGCGGAGTTGGCGCATCGCGCCATGCTGAGCAAGCGGACCTTCGCCCGCCGCTTCACCGCCGCGACCGGCACCACCCCGCACGCCTGGCTACGACACCTGCGGCTGAGCAGGGCGGAGGAGCTGCTGGAGACCACGGACCTGGCCATCGAGGAGATCGCCCGCCAGGTCGGTTACGGCAGCGCGGCCGTACTGCGCGACCAGTTCGTACGACGCCGGGGCGTCCCACCCCGCTCCTACCGGCAGGCCTTCACCACCGCGCCCCGCTGA
- a CDS encoding restriction endonuclease has translation MRKRTLRQVQGWSSIVGAVAVVWLAAHWSAVWPVLVTVLGAAVLGCVAWVVWRAHRTAVSRDREWRAQEEAKARELSMAQVDALSWQEFETYIAELCRRDGCTKVVVSGRSGDLGADVIGYLADGRKLVIQCKKYAPHRSVPSQDMQKFVGTARLEHGADVALFVATCRAFTKDAMGLALRQDIVAIHRDLLGAWVKGAPLETLIPLNGSGGGSGAGTRRRPSA, from the coding sequence ATGAGGAAGCGGACGCTCAGGCAAGTCCAGGGCTGGAGCTCGATCGTGGGGGCGGTCGCGGTGGTGTGGCTGGCCGCGCACTGGTCGGCGGTGTGGCCTGTCCTGGTGACGGTGTTGGGCGCGGCCGTGCTGGGTTGTGTCGCGTGGGTGGTGTGGCGGGCGCACCGTACGGCGGTCTCACGGGACCGCGAATGGCGGGCTCAGGAGGAGGCGAAGGCCCGGGAGTTGTCCATGGCGCAGGTCGACGCGCTGTCCTGGCAGGAGTTCGAGACGTACATCGCCGAACTGTGTCGGCGGGACGGCTGCACGAAGGTCGTCGTCAGCGGCCGCAGCGGGGACTTGGGCGCCGATGTCATCGGTTATCTCGCCGACGGCCGCAAACTCGTCATCCAGTGCAAGAAGTACGCCCCGCACCGCAGCGTGCCGTCACAGGACATGCAGAAGTTCGTCGGCACCGCACGCCTGGAACATGGCGCGGACGTCGCCCTGTTCGTCGCGACCTGCCGCGCCTTCACCAAGGACGCCATGGGCCTGGCGCTGCGCCAGGACATCGTGGCCATCCACCGAGATCTGCTCGGCGCCTGGGTCAAGGGCGCCCCTTTGGAAACCCTGATTCCCCTGAACGGGTCGGGCGGCGGTAGCGGCGCCGGTACCCGGCGGCGCCCCTCCGCCTGA
- a CDS encoding acyl-CoA dehydrogenase family protein, producing MGVAIAPSVTASDAGRIGLSRTHWSRVARETADDLATDAVAREQAGKAPFDEVARLREAGLLTLLIPREFGGGGADWSTACGVLREISAADGAVGQLLACHYFLSWSARLFAGPALAEEVERKSAAQQWCWGGGLGGHDLPLTLTRKGAGYVLNGRQNYATGVLVADRIAVRAERADTGETFAVVVDATCLGVRIDDDADTFGQRLAAGGNVEFDAVPVATKDILGSLSEDEDVLSPRTALASPIGRLLSAQLLLGMAEGMLAEAREYGRAAHSPWRPDWPIGSLQDPHVLTTYGELTVLARSASALADQAVTGVQAGLARGEELSFDEYAEISVLVAMAEAAASKAAQESTTRALDVIGSRSASARLGFDRFWRNTRAHTLYEPVAPRLRDVGDYFLNGAHPAFTLPARP from the coding sequence ATGGGCGTTGCGATCGCGCCGTCCGTTACCGCTTCCGATGCCGGCCGGATCGGTCTCAGCCGTACACACTGGTCGCGCGTGGCCCGCGAGACCGCCGACGACCTGGCCACGGACGCCGTGGCGAGGGAGCAGGCGGGCAAGGCTCCTTTCGACGAGGTGGCCCGTTTGCGTGAGGCGGGGCTGTTGACGCTCCTCATACCGCGCGAGTTCGGGGGAGGCGGCGCGGACTGGTCGACGGCCTGCGGCGTCCTGCGGGAGATCTCCGCCGCCGATGGCGCGGTCGGTCAACTGCTCGCCTGTCACTACTTCCTGTCGTGGAGTGCCCGACTGTTCGCCGGACCGGCTCTGGCCGAGGAGGTCGAGCGGAAGTCCGCGGCGCAGCAGTGGTGTTGGGGTGGTGGGCTCGGCGGCCACGATCTGCCTCTCACGCTGACCAGGAAGGGCGCCGGCTATGTGCTCAACGGGCGGCAGAACTACGCCACCGGCGTCCTGGTGGCCGACCGCATCGCCGTGCGGGCGGAGCGGGCCGACACGGGCGAGACCTTCGCCGTCGTCGTCGATGCCACCTGTCTCGGCGTACGGATCGACGACGATGCCGACACCTTCGGCCAGCGGCTCGCGGCCGGCGGAAACGTGGAGTTCGATGCCGTACCGGTCGCCACCAAGGACATACTCGGCTCCCTGTCCGAGGACGAGGACGTCCTGTCGCCCCGGACCGCTCTCGCATCGCCGATCGGGCGTCTCCTCTCGGCCCAGCTCCTGCTCGGCATGGCCGAGGGGATGCTCGCCGAGGCAAGGGAGTACGGCAGGGCGGCCCACTCCCCCTGGCGCCCGGACTGGCCGATCGGGTCGCTTCAGGACCCGCACGTCCTGACCACCTACGGTGAGCTGACCGTCCTGGCCCGCTCCGCCTCCGCCCTCGCCGACCAGGCGGTCACCGGCGTTCAGGCCGGGCTGGCACGCGGCGAGGAGCTGTCCTTCGACGAGTACGCGGAGATCTCCGTCCTCGTGGCGATGGCGGAAGCCGCCGCTTCCAAGGCGGCGCAGGAGTCGACCACCCGTGCCCTGGACGTGATCGGCTCCCGCTCCGCCTCCGCGCGGCTGGGCTTCGACCGCTTCTGGCGCAATACCCGGGCCCACACGCTGTACGAGCCCGTCGCCCCCCGGCTCCGCGACGTCGGGGACTACTTCCTCAACGGCGCGCACCCCGCGTTCACACTCCCTGCCCGCCCTTGA
- a CDS encoding RrF2 family transcriptional regulator — translation MRISARADYAVRAALQLAASRDAAPLKAEAIAEAQSIPHKFLEGILNDMRRGGLVLSQRGVNGGYRLAKPAESISIADVIRVVDGPLVSVRGVRPPELSYTGPAASLLPLWIALRANVREILDGVSLADVASAQLPSPVSELADAPGAWTNP, via the coding sequence ATGAGGATCTCAGCCAGGGCCGACTACGCGGTACGCGCCGCGTTGCAGCTCGCCGCGTCACGCGATGCCGCGCCGCTGAAGGCCGAGGCCATCGCCGAAGCCCAGAGCATCCCGCACAAGTTCCTCGAAGGCATCCTGAACGACATGCGCCGGGGCGGTCTCGTGCTCAGCCAGCGGGGCGTCAACGGCGGATACCGGCTGGCCAAGCCCGCCGAGTCCATCAGCATCGCCGACGTCATCCGCGTCGTGGACGGGCCGCTGGTGTCGGTACGCGGAGTACGCCCTCCGGAGCTGTCCTACACCGGGCCCGCCGCATCCCTGCTCCCCCTGTGGATCGCGCTGCGGGCCAATGTGCGCGAGATCCTGGACGGCGTGTCCCTCGCGGATGTCGCGTCGGCCCAACTCCCGTCCCCCGTCTCGGAGTTGGCCGACGCTCCAGGGGCGTGGACGAACCCCTGA